In Alteromonas mediterranea DE, a single genomic region encodes these proteins:
- the upp gene encoding uracil phosphoribosyltransferase: MAVHEITHPLIAHKLGLMRHGNISSKDFRELASEVGNLLTYEATRTLPTERATIKSWSGDDVEVRQIKGKKITVVPILRAGLGMLEGVLELIPNAKISVVGLYRDEETLQPVAYFDKVVKNIDERTALIVDPMLATGGTLIATIDLLKKKGCTKIMGLFLVAAPEGIKAVVDAHPDVDIFTAAVDERLNEKGYILPGLGDAGDKIFGTR, encoded by the coding sequence ATGGCCGTTCACGAAATAACTCACCCGCTCATTGCCCATAAACTCGGGCTTATGCGACATGGTAATATTAGTAGTAAGGACTTTCGCGAACTCGCATCTGAAGTAGGAAACCTTCTTACCTATGAAGCAACGCGAACACTACCTACCGAACGGGCAACCATTAAAAGCTGGTCTGGCGACGATGTGGAAGTGCGGCAGATCAAAGGTAAAAAAATTACGGTTGTGCCCATTCTTCGTGCCGGCCTAGGTATGCTTGAAGGTGTACTTGAGCTTATCCCCAATGCAAAAATCAGCGTTGTTGGGCTTTATCGCGATGAAGAAACGCTTCAGCCGGTGGCTTACTTCGACAAGGTGGTTAAAAACATTGATGAACGTACGGCGCTTATTGTTGACCCTATGCTTGCTACAGGTGGCACCTTAATTGCGACCATAGACTTACTTAAGAAAAAAGGGTGTACCAAAATAATGGGGCTTTTTCTTGTAGCCGCTCCCGAAGGAATTAAAGCGGTTGTTGATGCTCACCCTGATGTTGATATTTTCACGGCAGCCGTAGACGAACGCTTGAACGAAAAAGGCTACATTTTGCCGGGGTTAGGTGATGCTGGTGATAAGATTTTTGGAACGCGCTAA
- a CDS encoding TonB-dependent receptor, protein MTHSDTFKPALIALSITAALHSGAVSAQETSEDAEVEVIQVSGIRGSLMRAQAVKMDNDSIVEAISAEDIGKLPDSSIAESLARLPGLSGERVGGRTSGISVRGFKEDFTGTSLNGRELIGIGDNRGVEYDLYPAEIMTGATIYKTSDASLIVQGIGGTVDLQTVRPLAAQETLTVTGVYELGGNDSDNPEFDNSGNRFALSFVEKFADDTVGLALAIASTESPRNERKYGVWGYGENDDGQILPFGLDTQAISRVLERDTISAILQWRPTDRLDIVFDALDIDYSDSGVIRGFIDPFAAANVSGSGVNSTGTQINANPVLRTDPAQKDGELQTFGLNIRYDVNDDWSVSLDVADSESSKRDLRGESYAGLARSGALTNDELGSRQFQMSADGIYFTDSSGLDAFSDPALLQLAGPQVWGGGMANIADQFATDVLQANGQPYSYFNAQDGFLNFADFEEELTTARFEAVGYVDWGIFNTLTAGVNYSDRSKAKDNKGFFATASSYPFSEAIPSQYLYNGLADLTWAGMGYVVAYDGFAPYNDGEYTLNDAGLLEPDRLGDSYTIDEEVTTLYAQLDFETEVQGFNVKGNVGAQYVQTDQSSTGFIGIVGDNFAVCDDDGNQVVDADCIITDGDDYSHFLPSLNVSVELNENRYLRFGASKTISRARIDQMKASGFVKFDQNIELIATPNTEAAVEAYGSPWSKFSGNPTLRPLEANNFDISFENYFDGEGYVSVALFYKDLVNWTRDGNQLIDFTNDVTNDGANYFIPGFHDRIIDVAGNYGPEDTPYEVGDLVTPPDQGFYSFFEDGLEGEMKGIELTANIPLRMLADALDGFGIAASATILDAELEDGTAIPGQSDNTYSITAYYEMKGFEFRVAATDRSEFLTYQRGGSNKIEAATRDAVTQVDAQISYDFADSGMEYLAGLRVSLQGVNLTDEKEETIDGNGIVTLRREFGPSYMLNLNYAFY, encoded by the coding sequence ATGACGCACTCTGACACATTCAAACCAGCGTTAATTGCGCTTTCCATCACAGCAGCTTTGCATAGCGGCGCCGTAAGCGCACAAGAGACATCCGAAGATGCAGAGGTGGAAGTTATTCAAGTTTCCGGTATTCGAGGCTCGTTGATGCGAGCGCAGGCTGTAAAAATGGATAATGACTCGATAGTAGAGGCCATATCAGCCGAAGATATCGGTAAATTACCCGACTCATCTATTGCAGAATCACTTGCTCGCTTGCCAGGCTTATCCGGTGAACGTGTTGGCGGCAGAACGTCAGGTATTTCGGTTCGCGGATTCAAGGAAGATTTTACGGGTACCTCTCTTAATGGGCGAGAGCTAATCGGTATAGGTGATAATCGCGGCGTTGAATATGACCTTTATCCTGCCGAAATCATGACCGGCGCAACCATCTATAAAACGTCAGATGCATCGCTTATCGTCCAAGGTATTGGTGGTACTGTAGATTTGCAAACCGTGCGTCCATTAGCTGCACAAGAAACCCTTACCGTTACCGGCGTATACGAGCTTGGTGGTAATGATTCAGATAACCCTGAATTTGATAACAGTGGCAACCGCTTCGCTCTGTCTTTTGTTGAAAAGTTTGCCGATGACACCGTTGGCCTAGCCCTCGCCATAGCGTCGACAGAGTCACCCAGAAATGAAAGAAAATACGGCGTATGGGGTTACGGTGAAAACGATGACGGTCAAATACTTCCCTTTGGGCTCGACACCCAGGCCATAAGCCGCGTGCTTGAACGAGATACCATTTCAGCCATACTCCAATGGCGACCGACAGATAGATTAGATATCGTGTTTGATGCACTCGATATCGATTATTCAGACTCAGGTGTTATCCGCGGGTTTATCGACCCCTTTGCAGCGGCGAACGTAAGTGGTAGTGGCGTTAATAGCACAGGCACACAAATTAACGCCAACCCGGTTTTGCGTACTGACCCTGCGCAAAAAGACGGTGAACTTCAAACTTTTGGCTTGAATATTAGATATGATGTTAACGACGACTGGTCAGTTTCGCTTGATGTAGCCGATAGTGAATCAAGCAAACGAGATTTGCGCGGGGAATCTTATGCGGGTTTAGCACGCTCTGGCGCGCTTACCAACGACGAACTGGGTTCGCGCCAATTTCAAATGAGTGCCGATGGCATTTATTTTACTGATAGCAGTGGCCTTGATGCATTTTCAGATCCCGCACTATTGCAGTTAGCGGGGCCACAAGTATGGGGTGGCGGAATGGCAAATATTGCCGACCAGTTTGCCACCGATGTTTTACAGGCAAACGGTCAGCCTTACAGTTACTTCAACGCACAAGATGGCTTCTTAAATTTTGCTGACTTTGAAGAAGAGTTAACTACGGCACGCTTTGAAGCTGTAGGCTATGTTGACTGGGGTATCTTCAATACACTTACCGCGGGCGTTAACTACAGCGACCGAAGCAAAGCAAAAGATAATAAAGGCTTTTTTGCAACCGCGTCGTCTTACCCATTCTCCGAGGCCATTCCATCTCAATATCTATACAACGGTTTAGCCGACCTTACATGGGCAGGTATGGGGTACGTTGTCGCTTACGACGGCTTTGCCCCTTATAACGACGGCGAATACACCTTAAATGATGCGGGCCTTCTAGAGCCAGACCGATTAGGTGATAGCTACACCATTGACGAAGAAGTGACCACGCTTTACGCCCAGCTCGATTTCGAAACAGAGGTCCAGGGCTTCAATGTCAAAGGTAATGTGGGCGCCCAATATGTTCAAACAGACCAAAGTTCAACCGGCTTCATCGGTATCGTTGGCGACAACTTTGCGGTGTGTGACGACGATGGTAACCAAGTTGTTGATGCAGACTGCATCATTACTGACGGAGACGACTACTCTCACTTTTTACCAAGCCTTAACGTTAGCGTCGAGCTTAACGAAAATCGCTACTTGCGATTCGGTGCTTCAAAAACCATTAGCCGCGCCCGTATCGATCAGATGAAAGCGTCGGGCTTTGTGAAATTCGACCAAAATATTGAACTTATTGCCACACCTAATACTGAAGCGGCGGTAGAAGCGTATGGATCGCCTTGGTCTAAATTCTCAGGAAACCCAACCCTTCGCCCATTAGAGGCAAATAATTTCGATATATCGTTTGAAAACTATTTTGACGGCGAAGGCTATGTGTCCGTTGCGCTCTTCTATAAAGATTTAGTTAATTGGACCCGCGACGGCAACCAACTTATTGATTTTACGAACGATGTAACGAATGACGGCGCAAACTATTTCATTCCAGGCTTTCACGATAGGATTATTGACGTAGCGGGCAACTACGGCCCTGAGGATACGCCATACGAGGTAGGAGACTTAGTTACGCCTCCTGATCAAGGCTTTTACTCGTTCTTCGAAGATGGCCTTGAAGGTGAAATGAAAGGGATTGAGCTAACTGCCAATATTCCTTTGCGAATGCTCGCCGACGCATTAGATGGATTTGGCATTGCAGCATCTGCCACGATTTTAGACGCAGAACTTGAAGACGGCACCGCTATTCCAGGTCAATCTGACAATACTTACAGTATTACCGCGTATTACGAAATGAAGGGTTTTGAATTCAGGGTTGCAGCAACCGATCGTTCTGAATTTTTAACGTATCAGCGTGGCGGCTCTAATAAAATTGAAGCGGCTACCCGTGACGCCGTAACGCAGGTAGATGCGCAAATCAGTTATGACTTTGCTGACAGCGGCATGGAATACTTAGCAGGCTTAAGAGTCTCACTACAAGGGGTGAATCTTACCGACGAAAAAGAAGAAACCATTGATGGTAATGGCATCGTTACGTTGCGCCGAGAGTTTGGCCCTTCTTATATGCTCAATTTAAACTACGCATTCTATTAG
- a CDS encoding LacI family DNA-binding transcriptional regulator, whose product MNKTKLTLKDVAEQLGVSTATISNAFNRPDQLSKAKREEILARCQKIGYSGPNKAAQILRKGTSNIVALVLADSISYMVSDPVASTFIKGVSSALQENNKHLLLYAGDSDSILDVVDFVDGFICYGQPRNSNLVKELAALTKPVVTVDFDLEKKPSINIDNEEAAYRVAHHALNEGDSIAILGLRLIDSPSTCRIYDSPLIDVESSIAHRRLDGYLKAAEEKNVNVSNDRIWHLPESDRHFARQAAKEVLMSSPRPNVVLCMSDIIALELLHMALEMGIKVPQELKITGFDGIEEAERARPSLTTVCQSSSEKGVQATKALLENLEAKTTLPFELRTGETV is encoded by the coding sequence ATGAATAAAACAAAACTGACCCTTAAAGATGTTGCCGAGCAGCTGGGCGTCTCGACAGCAACAATCTCAAATGCTTTTAATCGCCCCGATCAATTATCGAAAGCGAAGCGCGAAGAAATATTAGCGCGGTGTCAAAAAATAGGATACAGCGGGCCGAATAAAGCGGCGCAAATCCTTAGAAAAGGCACGTCAAACATAGTGGCTTTGGTGCTCGCTGACAGTATTTCTTATATGGTAAGTGACCCCGTAGCGAGTACGTTTATCAAAGGCGTATCTTCTGCGCTACAAGAGAACAATAAACACTTACTCTTATATGCCGGAGACTCAGACAGCATCCTTGATGTTGTAGACTTTGTTGATGGCTTTATCTGCTATGGTCAGCCACGCAATTCCAATTTGGTAAAAGAGTTAGCCGCGTTAACAAAGCCTGTCGTCACAGTGGATTTTGATTTAGAGAAAAAGCCATCAATTAATATCGACAATGAAGAAGCTGCATATCGCGTCGCGCACCACGCGCTAAACGAAGGCGATAGTATTGCCATTCTTGGTCTGCGCCTCATTGATTCACCTTCGACTTGCCGTATTTACGATAGCCCGCTTATTGATGTTGAAAGCTCGATTGCACACCGCCGTCTAGATGGTTACTTAAAGGCCGCAGAAGAAAAAAACGTCAACGTGAGCAATGATCGTATCTGGCATCTGCCGGAAAGTGATCGCCACTTTGCTAGACAAGCAGCCAAAGAGGTGTTGATGAGTTCACCACGTCCTAATGTAGTGCTGTGCATGAGTGACATTATTGCCTTAGAGCTCCTGCATATGGCGCTTGAAATGGGCATAAAAGTGCCACAAGAACTTAAGATTACTGGCTTCGATGGTATAGAGGAAGCTGAGCGCGCTAGACCAAGCCTTACTACTGTGTGCCAATCAAGCTCTGAAAAAGGCGTTCAAGCAACAAAAGCGCTGCTTGAAAACCTCGAGGCTAAAACTACATTGCCGTTTGAATTAAGAACTGGTGAAACGGTATAA
- a CDS encoding pectin acetylesterase-family hydrolase produces the protein MQSFAKRFRVFAVIAVSFFAHNAFAQWEQITPDNEVAVSIPGVGEKTVYPSCSLPALAGPEGLVPNPFSFYFEQGESDNLLIYFNGGGACWDSATCLASMQLEFDNDPMSRAAYNPSAVIENTPFISGGIFEDSEENPFQTWSKVFIPYCTGDLHLGSKDTNYVDELGIVTGVPGSQVTLKHRGHDNALVVMQWIKDKMRSAQLSPNKVLLSGSSAGGYGATFNFPYFQSLFGRTKVALFADASLGVISKGFVQTVLNYQGPWGIEDTLPRNFQSLIGNFNHLTLNKQVMLRLAYRYPWNRFAQYSTGTDIVQIQFSKISDQVAKGNLDPTTWGVTENDLGYILGWQLQAHASVHALSAFTWNYQFYVGAGTCHMVLNDFCEDNAFPTSSPSPFYNEHSARGISFKEWLHTFATSRRFKENSAAYYH, from the coding sequence ATGCAATCTTTCGCTAAACGTTTTCGTGTTTTTGCTGTTATTGCGGTAAGTTTTTTTGCCCATAATGCGTTTGCACAATGGGAACAAATCACCCCTGATAACGAAGTCGCTGTATCCATTCCCGGTGTCGGGGAAAAAACAGTCTATCCATCGTGCTCCCTACCCGCGTTGGCCGGGCCCGAAGGTCTCGTCCCCAATCCATTTTCATTTTATTTTGAACAAGGTGAAAGTGACAACTTACTTATTTACTTTAACGGTGGGGGCGCATGTTGGGATAGCGCAACTTGCTTAGCCTCCATGCAGTTAGAGTTCGATAACGACCCTATGTCAAGAGCAGCATACAACCCCTCAGCCGTAATAGAAAATACCCCGTTTATTTCTGGCGGCATTTTTGAAGATTCGGAAGAAAACCCCTTTCAAACGTGGTCGAAGGTCTTTATCCCATACTGTACTGGTGACTTACACCTTGGCTCGAAAGATACAAATTATGTCGATGAGCTCGGTATCGTCACTGGGGTCCCCGGCTCACAGGTAACATTAAAACATCGCGGGCACGACAACGCATTAGTTGTAATGCAATGGATAAAAGACAAAATGCGTAGCGCTCAGCTTAGCCCGAACAAGGTCTTGTTAAGCGGAAGCAGTGCAGGCGGCTACGGCGCTACCTTCAACTTCCCTTACTTTCAATCGTTATTTGGCCGCACCAAGGTTGCACTTTTCGCAGATGCATCACTTGGCGTTATTTCAAAAGGCTTCGTGCAAACCGTGTTGAATTACCAAGGACCTTGGGGAATTGAAGATACGCTACCTAGGAATTTTCAGTCTTTAATTGGAAACTTCAATCACCTTACGCTTAATAAGCAGGTTATGTTGCGCTTAGCTTACCGTTATCCTTGGAACCGTTTTGCGCAATATTCTACGGGTACAGATATCGTTCAAATTCAATTTTCAAAAATTTCTGACCAAGTTGCTAAAGGTAACCTAGACCCAACTACATGGGGGGTGACCGAAAATGACTTGGGCTACATTCTAGGTTGGCAACTACAAGCTCACGCGTCCGTCCATGCCTTATCAGCATTTACGTGGAACTATCAATTCTACGTCGGTGCTGGCACATGCCACATGGTGTTAAATGACTTTTGTGAAGACAACGCGTTTCCAACGTCATCGCCCAGCCCTTTTTATAATGAACACAGTGCGCGAGGCATATCATTTAAAGAATGGCTACATACATTCGCAACATCTCGACGGTTTAAAGAAAATAGCGCGGCTTACTACCACTAA
- a CDS encoding XRE family transcriptional regulator, whose protein sequence is MKEITLGDIRKQHRVKQEVVAMALSVTASGVSKLESKRIQDVSLQRAAAYLAAVGGNMKIEVTMPDGATLQVG, encoded by the coding sequence ATGAAAGAAATCACATTAGGTGACATTAGAAAGCAGCATAGAGTTAAACAAGAAGTCGTAGCGATGGCGTTGTCGGTAACCGCATCGGGCGTAAGCAAGTTAGAATCAAAGCGTATTCAAGACGTCTCTCTTCAGCGCGCGGCCGCCTATTTGGCTGCTGTGGGCGGTAATATGAAGATTGAGGTAACCATGCCTGATGGCGCTACCCTACAAGTAGGGTAG
- a CDS encoding WbuC family cupin fold metalloprotein — protein sequence MLANNEDVTSKQSAVERMGIKRFDKTLFENLKAQADRSSRRRAHLNVHNNYQDPVQRLFIAMMPDSYVRPHRHTQPHKWEFFMVLDGELDLIFFDEQGRCEQRISLCANGETSGVEIPPNVWHATTCHSPVVFMEVKQGPYEVTDDKGFAPWSPEEGSALVPDFLARVKQVREDEYLDDK from the coding sequence ATGTTGGCCAATAATGAAGACGTTACTTCAAAGCAAAGCGCTGTTGAACGAATGGGGATAAAGCGGTTTGATAAAACGCTGTTTGAAAACCTAAAAGCCCAGGCTGACAGAAGTTCCCGTCGTCGCGCTCATTTAAATGTACACAATAACTATCAAGATCCCGTTCAGCGACTCTTTATCGCGATGATGCCCGATTCATATGTAAGGCCACACCGACATACTCAGCCGCATAAGTGGGAATTTTTTATGGTACTCGATGGTGAACTCGACCTTATTTTTTTCGACGAACAGGGGCGTTGCGAGCAAAGAATTAGCTTATGTGCGAATGGTGAAACCAGCGGCGTGGAAATTCCGCCAAACGTGTGGCATGCAACCACCTGCCATAGCCCTGTTGTCTTTATGGAAGTTAAGCAGGGACCCTATGAGGTTACCGATGATAAGGGCTTCGCCCCATGGTCACCCGAGGAGGGGAGTGCATTAGTCCCAGATTTTCTCGCGCGAGTAAAACAGGTAAGGGAAGACGAGTATCTTGATGATAAGTAA